CACATCGATTTCAACAACAATCAAGATTGGGCGCTTGAAATCCGTCGTCGTTTTAAAAATGATTATTTGGCGCTATGGCATGAGATTTTAGACAAAGTAAAGCAAGCCTTTCCACAAGAGGCGGAGCCTGAAAATTTTGTGATTGAATCGGTCATGGTTTGGCTGAATGATGTGCTAAGTACCCCCATTCATAGCCAATTTAAACTCGGTCAACTGCAAGCCCATGAACACTTGGCGGAGTTTCCCTTCCATTTAGCATTGTCCGATAAAGTCTTGGCGATCCGGCGCATTCATCAACTGTTTGCCGACTATGGCATCCACATGCCTGAGTTTTTAGAAGCCAATTCAGCACGCTATTTAAAAGGTGAAATTGATTTGGTGTTCTTCGATGGAGAGCAATATCACATTGCCGATTATAAGAGTAACTTTTTGGGACTACAGCAACATCACTATGCACATGCCGCGATTCAACAGAGTATGAGTCATGCCAGTTATTGGCTACAAGCCGCCTTGTATTTGGTGGCGTTGCATCGTTATTTAACCATTCAATTGCAAGATTATGACATTGAGCGTGATTTGGGAGGCGCAAGTTATCTGTATTTACGCGGCATGAATGGTCAATCTGAGCAAGGTCATTTTTATTGGAAACCCGAGTCTGAGTTTATTTTAAGACTTGATGCAATTTTGGGTTATTTTGCTGATGATAAATCCCGCAAAATTGCATGATTATTTCAATGAATTAAAAATTAAACAGCAACTTACATTGTGGATAACAATGTTGAAAAACATGTAGATAAGTTTGAGGATAACTGTGTGGAAAATAATCAAAATATAGAAGTTGAGTCGCCACAATGGCTTAAGACTTGGACTGAATTGATGCTTCAACACAGTTCAATTCGCCCTGAATTGAAAGAAACTTCTAGTAAGCTGATTCAAGATCTTATGCTGGCCAGCATGCAAGGCGACAGCTGCTTAAAAAAAGCAGAACAATGGGCAGATGCTTCAAGCACACTGTTGGGCGATTTAGTGATTGATGACACCCAAGCCATGCATCAGGTTGCGCCTTTCGTGGTCGATGAGCAGTACTTTTATTTGTATCGTTATTGGAAGCTAGAGCAGCGTTTAGCCACGCAAATTCAACGCTTAAAACAGCAAAACATCGAGCCAGTCGATATCATTGCATTTGAGCATTTGCTTGAAGACCCCTTTCAAAAAGCGGCTTTAACCATGGTTGCCAGCCAAACCTTAAATATCATCACTGGTGGTCCGGGTACCGGTAAGACCTATACTTTGGCACGCATCATTGCTGTGTTGAATCAAGCCATACCTGATTTGCGGGTGGCGATGGCAGCACCGACCGGTAAGGCAGCACAGCGCATGAAAGAAGCGCTTCAAGGCTCGTTAAATGATCCCAAACTCAACCAAATGGGACTCATCTCCGATCGTCTTAAAAACCAAGATACTCTGACCATTCACCGTTTATTGGGTTTAGGCAATCAAGCCACGCCACGCTTTCATCAAAAACAACCCTTGGCTTATGATGTGATTGTGATTGATGAAGCTTCAATGCTAGATCTGAATTTAGCCACTTTATTGCTCGAAGCTGTGCCCGAACACTGTCGCTTGATTTTACTTGGGGATGCCAATCAATTGGCCTCGGTCGATGTTGGTTCAGTCTTGGCAGACCTACAACAAGTACAGATGCTCAAAGACAATCATGTCAATTTGGTCACCAGTCGCCGTTTTAGAGACGGGGCATTGATTGGTGACATGGCGAAGTTTATTCAAGCGCAGCACGATTCGAATGTTCAAACCGAGAAACTGTTATCTGCATTTGAACAGCAGATTGTTCACGCAGGTGAGTTAAAGCCGATTGCTTTGAGTCAAAGCATGGATGATGTGATTCAACTGGAATATTTGCCGGAAAAAATTCAAGCCAGTGCATTAAAAGATTATTACCAAAAACTCAGTTGGGGCTTTCAATCTTATTTTTCAGCCCTAGCGCAGTATATTGAACAGGACTATGCCGAAACTGCGATTGCAGAGGTACTCAGTGCATTTGATCGTTATCGCATCCTGACCGCCATTCGACATGGGGTGTTTGGGCTACAGCAACTCAACTTTGAAATGCAAAAAACCTTACTGAGCCAAGTGTCGAATGTGATCCCACAAGGTGATTGGTATATCGGACGTCCCGTGATGATGACCTATAACGATTATCAGTTGGGGCTCTCTAATGGTGATATTGGGGTATGTTTTAAGCATCGTAGCCAAGCACACCAGTTTGAAGTATTTTTCCCCAGTTTAAACAAATGGGTGCCGGCAACACGCTTGCCGAAATCCATTCAAACCGCCTTTGCATTGACCATTCATAAATCGCAAGGCTCTGAGTTTAACCATACTGCGGTAGTCCTTGATCAAGCTGCCACCAAGCTACTCAGTCAAGAATTGATTTACACCGCCATCACCCGTGCCAAATCGGTGGTGAGTTTATTGGTTAGTCCTGAAGCATTTGCACAATCACTTCGTATAAAAACAACACGTTCTAGTGGATTATCAAATAAAATGAATAAGATAAGTTTAATTTGATATATGACTTTTTTATTTTCTGTTGTAAGATAATGCTTACAAGGATTCAAGAAATTGACGCATAGAGCTTCACGCATTTTTTTGCGATGATGCTTAAACAAAGAAGTTCAACATGGAATGTCGAACAACACCGCATAATAAAAACAATTTGAAGTCGAGAGACTGCGAACTTACATTGAGGTAAGGGATAAAAGAGGAAATTACAGCCGCTAAGCCTTGTAGTTTTGGGAGAGACTACAGGGCTTTTTTATGCCTGTTTGAACAGCATTTGTGCAACATTACTTACAACACGTAAGTTTTTGCTTACATAAAGATACGAAAAATGTGACTTGTGTATCACTTTTTTTGTGCAATAATAGATCATGTAAGGAAATGAATGATTAAGAACAGGGACCGTATTAATAATAAAAGTGACTAAACACTCATTATGACAATATAAATAAAACTACAATAACTAAAACATAAGAATCTACAGCGCAATGAAAAGCCCCTAAGGAAACTTAGGGGCTTTTCTTATTTTTTGGTATAAAATAAATATAAACAATAAGATATAGTCATATTAAACAAGATTGCTTTCAGTTTGATCTGAACCAAATAAGGAGCGACGTTGTTGTTTTGGCACTTTGGGGCAGTGTTTGGAAATCTGATAGAGCACATTGGCTAAGGCCGGTAAATGCGTGCCCAACACCGATTTTCCGGTGTTTAAAAAAGAAACACTGATATCACGCTCAGGATCCGCCCAACATAAAATATTGGAAAAGCCCAAATGACCAAAAGCTTGTCCAGAGTTTGGCCCAAAAATTCCCACAGGATTACTGCCGAGCATCGGACCGAGTGCATAACGCATCGGTGCCAGTAAATTACGATCGAGGGTGGTATTTGAAGTCGGTAATGTAGCGCGAAATACAGTTTCAGGGCTTAAAATACGCTGACCTTGATATTCACCGCCATTGAGTAACATTTCCATAAAGCGGTTGGCTTGCTCTGCACTGGTGTAAATGTTGCCGGCAGGGCAAACCGTGTCCATAAAACGATGATCATTGGTCACGTTCACCGCCAAATTCAGTCCACCGCCTAAGACGCGATTTAAATACAGATCGGTGCCCAATGCGGGGTGCATCCCGGTGGCATAGTTCAGTGCAGCTTCATCACGGAGTTCAGCTTTGAGTCCATAATTAAAAAACGGCATATTCATCGGCTGTTCAATATGTTCATGCAGAAATGCTCGAATATCTTGTCCCGTCACACGCTCAATAAACTCTCCTAAAATATAACCTGCCGTTACCGCATGATAGGACAGTTGCGAGCCGACCCGTGCCACAGGTTTAGCTGCATATAAAAGTTTTAAGATTCGTTCCCGATCGAACAAAAGTTCAGGGGTGACTTCGGTATCAATACTCGGAATGCCACCACGATGTGATAGCAAATGGAAAATGGTGGCACGACGTTTGCCATTGGCGGCAAATTCAGGAATGTAATGGCTAATCGGGTCGAGTAAATTAATTTTGCCTTGTTCATTCAGCAAATGCACCAACATGGCATTGACCAGCTTAGAGGCTGAAAATAAACAAATTGGGGTGTCCGGTGTGGCAATCACCGCATCGTATTCTAAGCCTTGAGCTGAATTCCCACGGCTATAACCTATGCTTCGATTAATCAGAATTTTGCCTTGGCGTCTTAAACACATGCTGATCAGTGGGTGATTGCCG
The sequence above is drawn from the Acinetobacter lanii genome and encodes:
- a CDS encoding serine hydrolase domain-containing protein, which translates into the protein MKLFSSNTCHVPAELASITQAKDEVAPEQGGMSAQQIDKIWLSVEALYRTGNHPLISMCLRRQGKILINRSIGYSRGNSAQGLEYDAVIATPDTPICLFSASKLVNAMLVHLLNEQGKINLLDPISHYIPEFAANGKRRATIFHLLSHRGGIPSIDTEVTPELLFDRERILKLLYAAKPVARVGSQLSYHAVTAGYILGEFIERVTGQDIRAFLHEHIEQPMNMPFFNYGLKAELRDEAALNYATGMHPALGTDLYLNRVLGGGLNLAVNVTNDHRFMDTVCPAGNIYTSAEQANRFMEMLLNGGEYQGQRILSPETVFRATLPTSNTTLDRNLLAPMRYALGPMLGSNPVGIFGPNSGQAFGHLGFSNILCWADPERDISVSFLNTGKSVLGTHLPALANVLYQISKHCPKVPKQQRRSLFGSDQTESNLV
- the recD gene encoding exodeoxyribonuclease V subunit alpha, yielding MENNQNIEVESPQWLKTWTELMLQHSSIRPELKETSSKLIQDLMLASMQGDSCLKKAEQWADASSTLLGDLVIDDTQAMHQVAPFVVDEQYFYLYRYWKLEQRLATQIQRLKQQNIEPVDIIAFEHLLEDPFQKAALTMVASQTLNIITGGPGTGKTYTLARIIAVLNQAIPDLRVAMAAPTGKAAQRMKEALQGSLNDPKLNQMGLISDRLKNQDTLTIHRLLGLGNQATPRFHQKQPLAYDVIVIDEASMLDLNLATLLLEAVPEHCRLILLGDANQLASVDVGSVLADLQQVQMLKDNHVNLVTSRRFRDGALIGDMAKFIQAQHDSNVQTEKLLSAFEQQIVHAGELKPIALSQSMDDVIQLEYLPEKIQASALKDYYQKLSWGFQSYFSALAQYIEQDYAETAIAEVLSAFDRYRILTAIRHGVFGLQQLNFEMQKTLLSQVSNVIPQGDWYIGRPVMMTYNDYQLGLSNGDIGVCFKHRSQAHQFEVFFPSLNKWVPATRLPKSIQTAFALTIHKSQGSEFNHTAVVLDQAATKLLSQELIYTAITRAKSVVSLLVSPEAFAQSLRIKTTRSSGLSNKMNKISLI